The following are encoded in a window of Candidatus Microthrix parvicella Bio17-1 genomic DNA:
- a CDS encoding nucleoside phosphorylase has product MVPSPAPEPKVHSASDRPTPLLRAKRYDAPSVFEPANLLREGRRQLGRADVPVPAVCLLDPDGDIVRHLCGLDLAVEHPGWACYHTTLWTFDLDGTRVGVIGCAVGASFAVLLAEQLFASGCELLLSVTPSGMITSLGDPPYFVIINRALRDEGTSLHYLPPGDWSAAPGRLLDLVDGRLGGLVQRVVTGSTWTTDAPYRETAAAIAEAEALGIAAVEMEAAALYAFATARHRDVLCLAHVTNSMATGGDDFEKGEDGGAPDALALVAAVIAAVR; this is encoded by the coding sequence ATGGTTCCGTCCCCCGCTCCTGAGCCGAAGGTCCACTCCGCGTCGGATCGACCTACCCCGCTGCTTCGCGCCAAGCGCTACGACGCGCCGTCGGTGTTTGAACCGGCCAATCTGCTGCGGGAGGGCCGGCGCCAGCTTGGCCGGGCCGACGTTCCTGTTCCGGCGGTGTGCCTGCTGGACCCCGACGGCGACATCGTTCGTCATCTGTGTGGGCTGGACTTGGCGGTGGAACACCCTGGGTGGGCCTGCTATCACACCACCCTGTGGACCTTCGACCTTGATGGCACCCGTGTGGGGGTCATCGGGTGTGCCGTCGGTGCGTCCTTCGCCGTCCTGCTGGCCGAGCAACTGTTCGCGTCCGGGTGCGAACTGCTCCTCAGCGTCACCCCCTCCGGCATGATCACCTCCCTCGGCGACCCTCCGTACTTTGTGATCATCAACCGGGCGCTGCGAGACGAGGGCACCAGCCTTCACTACCTTCCTCCTGGCGACTGGTCAGCGGCGCCGGGGCGCCTTCTCGATCTGGTGGACGGACGCCTTGGTGGCCTTGTGCAAAGGGTGGTCACCGGCTCCACCTGGACGACCGATGCCCCGTACCGCGAGACCGCGGCGGCAATCGCCGAGGCAGAGGCGCTTGGAATCGCAGCGGTCGAGATGGAGGCCGCTGCGCTGTACGCGTTCGCCACCGCCCGGCACCGCGACGTGCTGTGTCTCGCCCACGTCACCAACTCGATGGCGACCGGTGGCGACGACTTCGAGAAGGGCGAGGATGGTGGTGCCCCCGACGCGCTCGCGCTGGTGGCAGCCGTCATCGCCGCAGTGCGCTGA
- the ilvD gene encoding dihydroxy-acid dehydratase: MTETHETDVDIKPHSRDVTDGFQKAPSRAMLRAVGMGDDDWVKPQVGIASSWNEITPCNMTLAKLAGHAKTGVRQAGGFPMEFGTITVSDGISMGHEGMRASLVSREVICDSVETVVFAERLDGFVGLAGCDKSIPAMLMAAARLDVASAMIYNGSTMPGNHNGEATDITSVFEGVGACALGTITSEELDEIERTACPGEGACGGMFTANTMSSIGEALGMSMPGSASPPAIDDRRDDDARRAGEAVVNQLKAGITARTILTKKAFENAIALTSALGGSTNAVLHLLAIANEAEVDLDLDDFNRIAAQVPHLADMKPGGRFHMTDLDRVGGVPMVMKMLLDAGHLHGDALTITGKTVAENLAEVDPPGPDGTVVHPFDAPIHTEGGINILTGSLAPKGSVVKVAGLTKEQMRFDGTARAFDGEAAAMKAILDGTIEPGTVLVIRNEGPKGGPGMREMLAITGALKGAGRGGDCALITDGRFSGGTWGFCIGHVAPEALDGGPIGLVADGDRILIDVHEFKLDLLVDDAELEKRRQAYTAPEPVYTRGVLAKFARLVQGAETGAITNPR; encoded by the coding sequence ATGACTGAGACGCACGAGACCGACGTTGACATCAAACCGCACAGCCGGGACGTCACCGACGGGTTTCAGAAGGCGCCGTCGCGTGCGATGCTGCGGGCGGTTGGCATGGGCGACGACGACTGGGTGAAGCCCCAGGTCGGCATCGCCTCATCGTGGAACGAGATCACGCCCTGCAACATGACGCTGGCCAAGTTGGCGGGCCACGCCAAGACGGGAGTCCGCCAGGCCGGTGGCTTCCCGATGGAGTTCGGCACGATCACCGTCTCGGACGGCATCTCGATGGGTCACGAGGGCATGCGTGCCTCGCTGGTGAGTCGCGAGGTGATCTGCGACTCGGTCGAGACCGTCGTGTTTGCCGAACGCCTCGACGGGTTCGTGGGCCTGGCAGGTTGCGACAAGTCGATCCCCGCCATGTTGATGGCCGCCGCCCGCCTCGATGTGGCCAGCGCCATGATCTACAACGGCTCGACCATGCCCGGCAATCACAACGGCGAGGCAACCGACATCACCAGCGTGTTCGAGGGAGTCGGGGCCTGCGCCCTGGGCACGATCACCTCCGAGGAACTCGACGAGATCGAGCGCACCGCCTGCCCGGGTGAGGGCGCCTGCGGCGGCATGTTCACCGCCAACACGATGAGCTCCATCGGTGAGGCGCTCGGCATGTCGATGCCCGGGTCGGCATCACCGCCCGCCATTGACGACCGTCGCGACGACGATGCTCGTCGGGCCGGTGAAGCGGTGGTCAATCAGCTCAAGGCAGGCATCACCGCCCGCACGATTCTCACCAAAAAGGCCTTCGAGAACGCCATCGCCCTCACCTCGGCACTCGGCGGGTCAACCAACGCGGTCCTTCACCTGTTGGCGATCGCCAATGAGGCCGAGGTGGACCTCGATCTGGACGACTTCAACCGCATTGCCGCCCAGGTTCCCCACCTCGCCGACATGAAGCCTGGTGGCAGGTTCCACATGACCGACCTCGACCGGGTGGGGGGCGTGCCGATGGTCATGAAGATGTTGCTCGATGCCGGGCATCTCCATGGCGACGCGCTGACGATCACGGGCAAGACCGTGGCCGAGAACCTGGCCGAGGTCGACCCGCCCGGCCCTGACGGCACCGTCGTGCATCCCTTCGACGCGCCGATTCACACCGAGGGCGGCATCAACATCCTCACCGGTTCGCTGGCCCCCAAGGGGTCGGTGGTCAAGGTTGCCGGTCTCACCAAGGAACAAATGCGCTTCGACGGCACCGCTCGTGCCTTCGACGGCGAGGCGGCAGCCATGAAGGCGATCCTCGACGGCACGATCGAGCCGGGCACCGTGCTGGTGATCCGCAACGAGGGGCCGAAGGGGGGGCCGGGTATGCGCGAGATGCTGGCGATCACCGGGGCGCTCAAGGGCGCCGGCCGTGGTGGCGACTGTGCGCTGATCACCGATGGCCGCTTCAGCGGTGGCACGTGGGGGTTCTGTATTGGCCACGTGGCGCCCGAGGCGCTCGACGGCGGCCCGATCGGGCTGGTGGCCGACGGCGACCGGATCCTGATCGATGTGCATGAGTTCAAGCTCGACCTGTTGGTCGACGACGCCGAGCTGGAGAAGCGCCGCCAGGCGTACACGGCGCCGGAGCCCGTCTACACCCGGGGTGTGCTCGCAAAATTTGCCAGGTTGGTGCAAGGCGCCGAGACCGGTGCGATCACCAATCCCCGCTGA
- a CDS encoding TetR/AcrR family transcriptional regulator encodes MADDALPPDGDPVGETPDYTPEQLERRRRLIDAAFELGAAGGYEAVHMRDVAATANVALATIYRNFTSKDHLLAEAMSEWTGRLRDRVAQRPPRGDNPTDQMIDVLDRACATMARQPKLSKALVRAMASPDAGVRSSGGAVRSSIADVGDPILAHLDADTRADILAVLGHVWYSALITWANGRTDFDTVADELHRACRVLISPYNP; translated from the coding sequence GTGGCTGACGACGCCCTCCCACCCGACGGAGATCCCGTGGGCGAGACCCCCGACTACACGCCGGAGCAGCTGGAGCGCCGACGGCGTCTGATCGACGCCGCCTTCGAATTGGGCGCCGCCGGTGGCTACGAGGCGGTGCACATGCGCGACGTGGCCGCCACCGCCAACGTCGCCCTCGCCACCATCTACCGCAACTTCACCTCCAAGGACCACCTGCTGGCTGAGGCGATGTCGGAGTGGACCGGGCGCCTGCGCGACCGCGTGGCACAGCGCCCACCCAGGGGCGACAACCCCACCGATCAGATGATCGACGTGCTCGACCGGGCGTGCGCCACCATGGCCCGCCAACCCAAGCTGTCCAAGGCGCTGGTCCGGGCGATGGCCTCACCCGACGCCGGCGTGCGCAGCAGCGGCGGCGCGGTGCGATCGTCAATCGCCGATGTCGGCGACCCGATCCTGGCCCACCTCGACGCCGACACCCGCGCCGACATCCTGGCCGTACTCGGCCACGTCTGGTACTCGGCGCTCATCACCTGGGCCAACGGCCGGACCGACTTCGACACGGTGGCCGACGAGCTCCACCGTGCCTGCCGGGTGCTCATCTCGCCGTACAACCCCTGA